From one Caldichromatium japonicum genomic stretch:
- the rpsA gene encoding 30S ribosomal protein S1, whose amino-acid sequence MTESFAELFEQSLNTTQLQPGAIVIGTVVDITPDAVLINAGLKSEGIIPRNQFIGPDGELEVAVGDQVEVALDAVEDGFGFTRLSREKAKRSKAWDDLERAYEKGETVKGVITGKVKGGFTVDLGTVRAFLPGSLVDVRPVRDTTYLEGKEHEFKVIKLDRKRNNVVVSRRAVVEAEYSAEREQLLKNLDEGMEVRGVVKNLTDYGAFLDLGGIDGLLHITDMAWRRVKHPSEVIQIGDEITVKVLKFDRERQRVSLGLKQMGEDPWVNIARRYPEGTRVFGKVTNIADYGCFVEIEEGVEGLVHVSEMDWTNKNVHPSKVVNLGDEVEVMVLDIDEERRRISLGIKQCLPNPWEEFAATHKKGDHVSGKIKSITDFGIFIGLDGGIDGLVHLSDISWDEPGEQALRRFKKGDEVEAVVLSVDPERERISLGIKQLDKDPFSSFVALHEKGSVVKGVVSEVDAKGATVTLADGVEGYLRASEISRDRVEDARAVLKVGEEIEAKFMGVDRKNRTITLSMKAKDVDDEQSAIKGYARDAAAATATLGDILKEQMEEAQRGA is encoded by the coding sequence ATGACCGAAAGCTTCGCCGAACTCTTTGAACAAAGCCTCAACACCACCCAGCTCCAACCGGGTGCGATCGTCATCGGCACCGTGGTGGACATCACACCAGATGCCGTCCTCATCAACGCTGGACTCAAGTCCGAGGGCATCATCCCCCGCAATCAATTCATCGGCCCGGACGGCGAGCTGGAGGTCGCGGTTGGCGACCAGGTCGAAGTGGCCCTCGATGCTGTCGAGGACGGCTTCGGCTTTACCCGCCTCTCGCGGGAAAAGGCCAAGCGTTCCAAGGCCTGGGACGATCTGGAGCGCGCCTATGAGAAGGGTGAGACCGTCAAGGGCGTGATCACGGGCAAGGTCAAAGGCGGCTTTACTGTTGACCTCGGGACGGTGCGCGCCTTTCTACCTGGCTCCCTGGTCGATGTGCGCCCCGTGCGTGATACGACCTATCTTGAAGGCAAAGAGCACGAGTTCAAGGTCATCAAACTCGACCGCAAGCGCAATAATGTCGTGGTCTCGCGCCGCGCCGTGGTTGAGGCCGAATACAGCGCCGAGCGCGAGCAGCTTCTGAAGAACCTTGATGAAGGCATGGAGGTGCGGGGGGTGGTCAAGAACCTCACCGACTACGGTGCCTTCCTCGATCTGGGCGGCATCGACGGTCTGTTGCACATCACCGACATGGCCTGGCGCCGCGTCAAACATCCCTCGGAGGTCATCCAGATCGGCGACGAGATCACGGTCAAGGTCTTGAAGTTCGACCGCGAGCGCCAGCGTGTCTCCCTGGGCCTGAAGCAGATGGGCGAGGACCCCTGGGTCAATATCGCCCGTCGCTATCCCGAGGGAACCAGGGTCTTCGGTAAGGTCACCAACATCGCCGACTATGGCTGCTTCGTCGAGATTGAGGAGGGCGTCGAGGGCCTGGTCCATGTCTCCGAGATGGATTGGACCAACAAGAACGTCCATCCGAGCAAGGTGGTCAATCTCGGCGATGAGGTCGAGGTCATGGTGCTCGACATCGACGAGGAGCGCCGCCGCATCTCGCTGGGCATCAAACAATGCCTGCCCAATCCCTGGGAGGAGTTCGCGGCTACCCACAAGAAGGGCGATCATGTCTCGGGCAAGATCAAATCGATCACCGATTTTGGCATCTTCATCGGCCTGGATGGCGGCATCGATGGCTTGGTCCATCTCTCCGATATCTCCTGGGACGAGCCTGGCGAGCAGGCCCTGCGCCGCTTCAAGAAGGGCGATGAGGTCGAGGCGGTGGTCCTTTCGGTCGATCCCGAACGTGAGCGGATCTCCCTGGGGATCAAGCAGCTCGACAAGGACCCTTTCTCGAGCTTCGTCGCCCTGCATGAAAAGGGCAGTGTGGTCAAAGGTGTGGTCAGCGAGGTCGATGCCAAGGGCGCGACCGTGACCCTGGCCGATGGCGTCGAGGGTTATCTGCGCGCCTCCGAGATCTCGCGCGACCGGGTGGAGGATGCCCGGGCTGTGCTCAAGGTCGGCGAAGAGATCGAGGCCAAGTTCATGGGGGTCGACCGCAAGAACCGCACCATCACCCTGTCGATGAAGGCCAAGGATGTGGATGACGAGCAGAGCGCGATCAAGGGCTATGCGCGCGATGCTGCCGCTGCCACCGCCACCCTTGGCGACATCCTCAAGGAACAGATGGAAGAGGCCCAGCGCGGCGCCTAA
- a CDS encoding integration host factor subunit beta — protein MTKSELINILAAEQDQLSHKDIEEAVKKILECMTLALAAGERIEIRGFGSFSLHYRPPRTGRNPKTGEAVALPAKYIPHFKPGKELRERVYQAFLNAQYGEATPETLKECRLSVN, from the coding sequence ATGACCAAGTCGGAGTTGATCAATATCCTCGCCGCCGAACAGGACCAGCTTTCGCATAAGGACATCGAGGAGGCGGTCAAGAAGATCCTCGAATGTATGACCTTAGCCTTGGCTGCGGGCGAGCGGATCGAGATCCGTGGATTTGGCAGTTTTTCCTTGCACTATCGCCCGCCGCGCACCGGGCGCAACCCCAAGACAGGTGAGGCCGTAGCCCTTCCTGCTAAATATATCCCCCATTTCAAGCCCGGCAAGGAGCTGCGCGAGCGCGTCTATCAGGCATTTCTCAATGCCCAATATGGTGAGGCCACGCCTGAAACGCTCAAAGAATGTCGGCTTTCAGTTAATTGA
- the yhbY gene encoding ribosome assembly RNA-binding protein YhbY, with the protein MIPISPKQRRWLKQRAHHLKPVVLIGQRGLTEAVLAEIERALDDHELIKIRLGALETEDRLAVIDHICQKTGSELIQRIGHIAAFYRYNPHKRDPLTPLA; encoded by the coding sequence ATGATACCGATCTCCCCCAAACAGCGTCGCTGGCTCAAACAGCGGGCCCATCATCTCAAACCGGTCGTGCTCATCGGTCAGCGGGGCCTGACCGAGGCGGTGCTTGCTGAGATCGAGCGGGCGCTCGACGACCACGAGTTGATCAAGATCCGTCTCGGCGCCCTGGAAACTGAGGACCGCTTGGCAGTGATTGATCATATCTGCCAGAAAACGGGATCGGAATTGATCCAGCGCATCGGGCACATCGCTGCCTTTTATCGCTACAATCCGCACAAGCGCGACCCGCTGACCCCTCTGGCCTAA
- a CDS encoding V-type ATP synthase subunit D, with protein MAQPLIKVPPTKNTLIRLKKQARFLEDGHDLLERKRELLTRLVYERIGEYRRLRTECEQLLAEAYRSLAIAHLRLGNRTLRQAALGIEPAIAIEILPRRALGVEYPAVTSHRLPLKPVGLLGSDVSFDTARERLAEATVMLAQLSEVEIALYRLLEEQRKAQKRVNALKYNIIPRYHRTIRYIQSALEEEERNTLFQVRLLRSRDRKAASAD; from the coding sequence ATGGCCCAGCCGCTGATCAAGGTCCCACCGACCAAAAACACCCTCATCCGTCTCAAGAAACAGGCTCGGTTCCTCGAGGACGGCCATGATCTCCTGGAGCGCAAGCGCGAGCTTCTGACCCGGCTGGTCTATGAGCGGATCGGCGAATACCGGCGTTTGCGCACCGAGTGCGAGCAATTGCTTGCCGAGGCATACCGCTCTCTGGCGATCGCCCATCTGCGCTTGGGCAACCGCACCCTGCGTCAGGCTGCGCTCGGCATCGAGCCAGCCATCGCGATCGAGATCCTGCCACGACGCGCCCTGGGGGTAGAATATCCAGCGGTGACCAGTCACCGTTTACCGCTCAAACCAGTGGGGCTCCTGGGGAGCGACGTTAGCTTTGATACCGCGCGGGAACGGCTCGCCGAGGCCACGGTCATGCTGGCGCAGCTCTCAGAGGTCGAGATCGCGCTCTATCGCCTGCTTGAAGAACAGCGCAAAGCACAAAAGCGGGTCAATGCCCTGAAATACAACATCATACCCCGCTATCATCGCACTATCCGTTATATCCAATCGGCGCTTGAGGAAGAGGAGCGCAACACGCTCTTTCAGGTCCGACTCTTGCGCAGCCGCGACCGCAAGGCCGCCAGCGCAGATTGA
- the aroA gene encoding 3-phosphoshikimate 1-carboxyvinyltransferase yields MSARPDHRFFVAPGGSLRGYLRVPGDKSISHRAIMLASLAEGQTQISGFLEGADSLATLAAFRAMGVPIEGPKDGEVIVEGVGMQGLQAPSGPLDMGNSGTAMRLLAGLLAGQRFPATLIGDESLSRRPMRRVVEPLTQMGACIQASPSGTAPLLIEPTDALHGIEYRLPMASAQVKSCLMLAGLYAQGETCIHEPEPTRDHTERMLTAFGYPVRRQGLKVCLTGGGRLRSCRLQIPTDISSAAFFLVGASIAPGSDLLLEEVGINPTRVGVINLLRAMGADIELLDRRMAGGEPVADIRVKAAPLHGIEIPAHQVPLAIDEFPALFIAAACAQGETVLRGAAELRVKESDRIQVMADGLNRLGIKAESLADGIRIQGGQFGSATADQAIDAHGDHRIAMSFAIAALRAQGPIEIRDCANVETSFPGFAQLAARAGLGIEEQRQ; encoded by the coding sequence TTGTCCGCACGCCCCGACCATCGTTTTTTCGTCGCCCCCGGCGGATCGTTGCGCGGATACCTGCGCGTGCCGGGCGATAAATCGATCTCGCATCGCGCCATCATGCTTGCCTCGCTCGCCGAAGGCCAGACCCAGATCAGCGGTTTTCTCGAAGGTGCGGATTCGCTGGCGACCTTGGCTGCCTTTCGCGCGATGGGGGTGCCCATCGAGGGCCCTAAAGACGGCGAGGTGATTGTCGAAGGGGTAGGGATGCAGGGGCTGCAAGCACCGTCCGGCCCGCTTGACATGGGCAATTCTGGGACGGCGATGCGCCTGCTTGCAGGGCTCCTTGCCGGTCAGCGTTTTCCCGCGACCCTGATCGGCGATGAATCCCTGAGCCGCCGCCCGATGCGCCGGGTCGTGGAACCCTTGACCCAGATGGGCGCCTGCATCCAGGCCAGCCCGTCCGGCACCGCGCCTTTGTTGATCGAACCCACGGATGCACTACACGGCATCGAGTATCGGCTCCCCATGGCCAGCGCTCAGGTCAAATCCTGCCTGATGTTGGCTGGACTCTATGCCCAGGGTGAGACCTGCATCCACGAACCCGAGCCGACCCGCGATCATACCGAACGCATGCTGACCGCCTTCGGCTATCCCGTGCGCCGGCAGGGACTCAAGGTCTGTCTGACCGGCGGTGGGCGCCTGCGCAGTTGTCGGCTCCAGATCCCTACCGATATCTCGTCGGCAGCCTTTTTCTTGGTCGGGGCCAGCATTGCCCCTGGCTCAGACCTATTGCTCGAAGAGGTGGGGATCAATCCAACGCGTGTGGGTGTGATCAATCTACTGCGCGCTATGGGTGCTGATATCGAACTCTTGGACCGCCGGATGGCAGGCGGCGAGCCGGTCGCCGATATCCGGGTCAAGGCAGCGCCGCTGCACGGGATCGAGATCCCCGCCCATCAGGTGCCATTGGCCATCGATGAGTTCCCAGCGCTGTTCATTGCCGCCGCTTGTGCCCAAGGCGAAACGGTCTTGAGGGGGGCGGCTGAACTGCGGGTCAAGGAGAGCGACCGCATCCAGGTCATGGCCGATGGGTTGAACCGCCTGGGTATCAAAGCCGAGTCCCTGGCCGATGGCATCCGCATCCAAGGCGGTCAGTTTGGTTCGGCGACCGCAGACCAGGCCATCGATGCCCATGGCGACCATCGTATCGCCATGTCATTCGCCATCGCCGCCCTTCGCGCCCAGGGTCCGATCGAGATCCGCGACTGCGCCAATGTCGAGACCTCCTTCCCGGGCTTCGCCCAACTTGCCGCGCGCGCGGGTCTGGGGATCGAGGAGCAACGTCAGTGA
- the phoB gene encoding phosphate regulon transcriptional regulator PhoB, which produces MTTILVIDDEPDIREVIRFALEGAEFQVIEAGHADEARKLLNQETPDLILLDWMLPGRSGLELAQQLKQNPKTRSIPIIMVSARGEEGDRVRGLDVADDYIPKPFSPRELVARVKAVMRRARLEEPSDQIEMNGLLIDNLSHRVTANGQPVEVAPTEYRLLHFFMTHADRAFSRSQLLDQVWGDQVYVEERTVDVHIRRLRKALAPTGHDRLLQTVRGVGYRFSDKV; this is translated from the coding sequence ATGACGACCATCCTTGTCATCGATGACGAGCCGGATATTCGGGAGGTCATCCGCTTTGCGCTCGAGGGCGCCGAGTTTCAGGTCATCGAGGCAGGGCACGCCGATGAGGCCCGCAAGCTGCTCAACCAAGAGACCCCTGACCTGATCCTGCTCGATTGGATGCTGCCCGGGCGCTCAGGGTTGGAATTGGCCCAGCAGCTCAAACAAAATCCCAAGACCCGCTCCATTCCGATCATTATGGTCAGCGCGCGCGGGGAGGAAGGCGATCGGGTGCGGGGACTTGATGTCGCCGATGATTACATCCCCAAGCCCTTCTCACCGCGCGAACTGGTGGCACGGGTCAAGGCAGTGATGCGGCGTGCCCGCTTGGAAGAGCCGAGCGACCAGATCGAGATGAACGGTCTGCTGATCGACAACCTCAGCCATCGGGTCACTGCCAACGGACAGCCGGTCGAGGTCGCGCCGACCGAGTACCGTTTATTACATTTCTTCATGACCCATGCCGATCGCGCCTTCAGCCGCTCCCAGCTCCTCGACCAGGTTTGGGGGGATCAGGTCTATGTCGAGGAACGCACCGTGGACGTCCATATTCGCCGTCTACGCAAGGCGCTCGCGCCGACCGGACACGACCGGCTGCTTCAGACGGTGCGTGGGGTGGGCTATCGCTTTTCGGACAAGGTTTGA
- a CDS encoding YkgJ family cysteine cluster protein, whose amino-acid sequence MTAALDTSVTCESCAALCCRLEVICPTETGIPPHLMTHNPWGMRVMRRLDDGWCAALDRDCLLCRIYEQRPEVCRAFAMGGPECLAERNTPWPSR is encoded by the coding sequence ATGACCGCAGCCCTGGATACATCCGTCACCTGTGAGTCATGCGCCGCACTCTGCTGCCGGCTCGAGGTCATCTGCCCGACCGAGACCGGCATCCCGCCACATCTGATGACTCACAATCCCTGGGGGATGCGCGTCATGAGGCGATTGGACGACGGCTGGTGCGCGGCGCTCGACCGCGATTGTCTGCTTTGTCGCATCTATGAACAACGCCCCGAGGTCTGTCGCGCCTTTGCGATGGGCGGACCTGAGTGTCTTGCCGAGCGAAACACACCATGGCCCAGCCGCTGA
- the cmk gene encoding (d)CMP kinase — protein MIPVITIDGPSGTGKGSLMQLLAQRLGWHALDSGALYRALAWAALRRGVDLADAPALAELTRDLLLAFRDGRVWLDGEDISDAIRTEEVGMAASRVAAHPQVRAALLDWQRAWARPPGLVADGRDMGTVVFPEAQLKIFLDADPKVRAERRYRQLKEKGLSASLRQLILDIQARDARDRTRSSAPLCPAQDAIVIDSSQMSIPEVFERVLAEVRRVLPDTLGQ, from the coding sequence GTGATCCCCGTCATCACCATCGATGGGCCCTCGGGAACCGGCAAGGGCAGCCTCATGCAACTGTTGGCCCAGCGTCTTGGCTGGCATGCGCTGGACAGCGGGGCCCTATATCGGGCCTTGGCCTGGGCCGCACTCCGCCGGGGTGTGGATCTAGCTGACGCGCCGGCGCTGGCCGAGTTGACCAGGGACCTGCTGCTCGCGTTCCGCGATGGGCGCGTTTGGTTGGATGGCGAGGACATCAGCGATGCCATCCGCACTGAAGAGGTAGGGATGGCGGCCTCCAGGGTCGCCGCCCATCCTCAAGTAAGGGCCGCCTTGCTCGATTGGCAACGCGCCTGGGCGCGCCCGCCGGGGTTGGTCGCTGACGGGCGTGATATGGGCACGGTGGTCTTTCCCGAGGCCCAGTTGAAGATCTTTCTTGATGCAGACCCCAAGGTGCGGGCCGAGCGGCGCTATAGACAGTTGAAGGAAAAAGGGTTGAGTGCTAGTCTCCGTCAGCTTATCCTGGACATCCAGGCGCGGGATGCGCGCGATCGCACCCGTTCGAGCGCACCCCTGTGTCCAGCGCAGGATGCGATCGTCATCGATTCCAGCCAGATGTCCATCCCCGAGGTGTTCGAGCGCGTCCTGGCCGAGGTTAGGCGCGTCCTTCCGGATACGCTCGGCCAATGA
- the putP gene encoding sodium/proline symporter PutP, with translation MNERTLLIALAFAVYFAFTWWIGWIAYRRTRDLADYILGGQRLGSGVAALSASASDMSGWLLLGLPGLAYAAGLGSLWLAGGLLLGTWLNWRFVAKRLRILGTAYGQALTLPEYLANRFEEGAIPLRLLSAGVTLLFFSIYTASGLVAGGKLFASVFGVPYPLAVALTLLSILVYTAIGGFLAVSWTDVFQGLLMALALILVPLVALSQLGGIEGSLAHLQETDPRLLAPWYNGQGQALGTLGILSLAAWGLGYFGQPHILARFQAIASPDRIATARQIAVGWVALTLAGAMLTGLTGASLIAPPLTPESRETVFIVLVNQLFPPLLAGVMLAAILAAIMSTADSQLLVCSSTFTEDLYRTLLRRQADQTELVRIGRLAVVGVSAIAFAIALDPDSLVLELVAYAWAGFGAAFGPTLVLSLYWPRMSGYGALAGILAGGLTVLIWHQLAGGVLYEIVPGILAATLAIILVSRWQPASPSAIARFSQSLSSSNRH, from the coding sequence ATGAATGAACGCACCCTGCTCATCGCCCTGGCCTTCGCAGTGTATTTCGCCTTTACCTGGTGGATCGGCTGGATCGCCTATCGGCGCACCCGCGACCTCGCTGATTATATCTTGGGTGGACAGCGCCTGGGCAGCGGGGTTGCGGCCTTGAGCGCCAGCGCCTCGGATATGAGCGGCTGGCTGCTTCTGGGGCTGCCGGGGCTTGCCTATGCCGCAGGTCTGGGGTCGCTATGGCTGGCAGGGGGGTTGTTGCTTGGGACCTGGCTCAATTGGCGGTTTGTAGCCAAACGCCTGCGTATCCTGGGTACCGCCTATGGACAGGCCCTGACCCTGCCCGAATATCTCGCCAACCGCTTTGAAGAGGGGGCGATCCCTTTGCGTCTCCTGAGCGCCGGGGTGACCCTGTTGTTTTTTAGCATCTATACCGCCTCTGGCCTGGTCGCTGGTGGCAAGCTCTTCGCCTCGGTCTTCGGGGTGCCTTATCCCTTGGCCGTGGCCCTCACCCTGCTTTCGATCCTGGTCTATACGGCGATCGGTGGGTTTCTCGCCGTCTCCTGGACCGATGTCTTTCAGGGGCTCCTGATGGCCTTGGCCCTGATCCTGGTCCCGCTGGTCGCGCTCTCTCAGCTCGGCGGGATCGAGGGATCCCTAGCCCATCTCCAGGAGACCGACCCTCGGCTGCTTGCGCCCTGGTATAACGGTCAGGGACAGGCATTGGGGACATTGGGGATACTATCGCTTGCCGCCTGGGGGTTGGGCTATTTTGGACAACCGCATATCCTGGCGCGCTTTCAGGCAATCGCCTCACCTGACCGGATCGCGACGGCGCGCCAGATCGCGGTCGGCTGGGTGGCGCTAACCCTCGCTGGCGCCATGCTCACCGGCCTGACCGGGGCCTCGTTGATCGCACCGCCCTTGACCCCAGAGTCAAGGGAAACGGTCTTCATCGTCCTGGTCAACCAGCTCTTTCCCCCCTTGCTCGCCGGGGTGATGCTGGCGGCGATCCTAGCGGCGATCATGAGCACGGCAGATTCCCAGCTATTGGTCTGTTCATCGACCTTTACCGAGGACCTCTATCGCACGCTGTTGCGCCGTCAGGCCGACCAGACTGAGCTGGTGCGGATCGGGCGGCTCGCAGTGGTGGGTGTCTCGGCGATCGCCTTCGCCATTGCCCTGGACCCCGATTCGCTAGTCCTCGAGCTCGTCGCCTATGCCTGGGCGGGGTTCGGCGCGGCCTTTGGTCCCACCCTGGTCTTGTCACTCTATTGGCCGCGGATGAGCGGCTATGGGGCGCTAGCCGGAATCCTGGCCGGGGGTCTGACGGTGCTCATCTGGCACCAGCTGGCGGGTGGGGTGCTCTATGAAATCGTCCCCGGGATCCTCGCGGCGACCCTGGCGATCATCCTGGTCAGCCGCTGGCAACCTGCATCCCCATCTGCCATCGCGCGTTTCTCTCAGTCTCTATCGTCATCGAATCGTCATTGA
- a CDS encoding V-type ATP synthase subunit B has product MSIKEYRTATEARGGLLVVRDVPGIAFSDRVQIKDHKGRVRSGQVIRASDQEVLILVFEGTDDLDLEHTWVRFLDEPVELALSPEILGREFNGLGVPRDGRPPICSTLRRPVSGSAINPAARTYPREFIQTGISTIDGLNSLVRGQKLPIFSGSGLPHNRLAAQIVRQAKLIDESASFSIVFAALGVSYADAKFFRDEFADSGVLRNVVMFVNLADDPPVERLILPRTALTAAEYLAYDLDRHVLVILTDMTNYAEALREVSTAKGDVPARKGYPGYLYSDLAEIYERCGRIHERHGSITMMPVVSMPSDDITHPIPDLTGYITEGQIVLSRELHNQGIYPPVNVLPSLSRLMKDGIGQDFTREDHPRTAAQLYALYARAQETRNLASIIGADELSERDRLYLEFADAFDQRFVSQGEDEERSIEGTLDLAWELMSIFPRDMLTRVKEDDLAKYYKGQ; this is encoded by the coding sequence ATGAGCATCAAGGAATACCGAACGGCCACCGAAGCCCGCGGGGGGCTTTTGGTGGTCCGCGATGTTCCAGGTATCGCCTTCAGCGACCGTGTCCAGATCAAGGATCACAAGGGGCGTGTGCGCAGCGGCCAAGTGATTCGTGCCTCCGACCAGGAGGTCTTGATCCTGGTCTTTGAGGGTACGGACGACCTGGATCTGGAGCATACCTGGGTCAGGTTTTTGGATGAGCCGGTGGAGTTGGCGCTCTCCCCTGAGATCCTGGGGCGCGAGTTCAACGGGCTCGGGGTGCCACGCGACGGGCGCCCCCCGATCTGCTCAACCCTGCGCCGCCCGGTCAGCGGCTCGGCGATCAACCCAGCAGCGCGCACCTATCCGCGTGAGTTCATCCAGACCGGGATCTCGACCATCGACGGATTGAACTCGCTGGTGCGCGGTCAAAAGCTCCCTATCTTTTCTGGCTCGGGTCTTCCCCACAACCGGCTAGCAGCGCAGATCGTGCGTCAGGCCAAGCTAATCGACGAATCGGCGAGCTTCTCCATCGTCTTTGCGGCTCTCGGCGTCTCTTATGCAGATGCCAAGTTCTTCCGCGATGAGTTCGCCGACTCTGGCGTCCTGCGTAATGTGGTGATGTTCGTCAACCTGGCGGATGACCCGCCGGTCGAGCGTCTGATCCTGCCGCGCACCGCGCTCACTGCCGCCGAATACCTGGCCTATGACCTGGATCGCCATGTCTTGGTGATCCTCACTGACATGACCAACTATGCCGAGGCCTTGCGCGAGGTCTCCACCGCCAAGGGCGATGTACCGGCACGCAAGGGCTATCCGGGGTATCTCTATTCGGATCTAGCCGAGATCTACGAGCGCTGCGGACGCATCCACGAACGCCACGGCTCGATCACCATGATGCCCGTGGTCTCCATGCCCTCAGACGACATCACCCACCCCATCCCAGATCTGACCGGCTATATCACCGAGGGCCAGATCGTGCTCTCGCGCGAGCTCCATAATCAGGGGATCTATCCGCCGGTCAATGTGCTCCCTAGCCTCTCGCGTCTGATGAAGGACGGCATCGGCCAGGACTTCACCCGTGAGGACCATCCGCGCACCGCCGCTCAGCTCTATGCCCTCTATGCCCGCGCCCAAGAAACGCGCAACCTGGCCTCGATCATCGGCGCCGATGAACTCTCGGAACGCGATCGCTTGTATCTAGAGTTTGCCGACGCCTTTGATCAGCGCTTCGTCAGCCAGGGCGAGGACGAAGAACGATCGATCGAGGGGACCCTGGATCTGGCCTGGGAGCTGATGAGCATCTTCCCGCGCGACATGCTCACCCGCGTCAAGGAAGACGATCTCGCCAAGTATTACAAGGGGCAGTAG
- the phoR gene encoding phosphate regulon sensor histidine kinase PhoR, translating to MKTPKSHWIWRSILGQAVLLDLSLLLAPLSLGLLLLDLGANPLWVWPWVVAAPLLRHLYLLTRLAVLIWRQRRLAPPFPLGLWGEIYRGIARYQQRGRKGRKRLLRFSRRFREAANAVPDALVILDKHHRIEWANPAAASLLNIHWPADDGRRLTSILSQPEILPFIEVGEYARPLDIAPEHNPAIMLSLRIAPFGERKKQRLMVARDITKIYHLNMIRRDFVANASHELRTPLTVIAGFIENLLDAPNTPAAHRRPLTLMRNQTERMRSIIEDLLTLSRLEMGDGLDAQEAVDVADELHLILQEAQALSQGQHRFTTQIEDDLLLWGCPAELRSAFSNLIFNAVKHTPPGTQIEITWGRSTEGIELSVSDTGPGIAPEHLPRLTERFYRVDRARSRESGGTGLGLAIVKHVINRHEGRLMITSKLGQGSRFACLFPGHRARLRDAQHASAAPAEHLSIN from the coding sequence TTGAAGACACCCAAAAGTCATTGGATCTGGCGCAGCATACTGGGTCAGGCTGTGCTGCTGGATCTATCCCTATTGCTCGCCCCCCTCTCGCTTGGGCTGTTGCTCCTCGATCTCGGGGCCAACCCGCTCTGGGTCTGGCCTTGGGTGGTGGCCGCGCCCCTGCTGCGCCATCTCTATCTCTTGACCCGCCTGGCGGTCTTGATCTGGCGGCAGCGTCGCCTCGCTCCGCCCTTTCCCCTCGGACTCTGGGGCGAGATCTATCGCGGGATCGCACGTTATCAACAGCGCGGGCGCAAAGGGCGCAAGCGTCTGCTGCGTTTCAGCCGGCGTTTTCGCGAAGCCGCCAATGCTGTCCCCGATGCCCTGGTGATCCTCGACAAACACCACCGCATCGAATGGGCCAATCCAGCAGCTGCCTCGCTATTGAACATCCATTGGCCCGCGGACGATGGACGCCGCTTGACGAGTATCCTGAGCCAGCCCGAGATCCTGCCCTTCATCGAGGTGGGTGAATACGCGCGTCCGCTCGATATCGCCCCCGAGCATAATCCAGCCATCATGCTGTCGCTGCGCATCGCGCCTTTTGGTGAGCGCAAAAAACAGCGTTTGATGGTCGCACGCGATATTACCAAGATCTATCACCTGAACATGATCCGGCGCGACTTTGTCGCCAATGCCTCGCATGAGCTGCGCACACCTCTCACCGTGATCGCGGGGTTCATCGAAAACCTGCTAGATGCGCCCAATACACCTGCGGCCCATCGCCGGCCATTGACCTTGATGCGCAATCAGACCGAGCGCATGCGCTCGATCATCGAGGACCTCTTGACACTCTCGCGTCTAGAGATGGGCGATGGTCTGGATGCGCAGGAGGCGGTCGATGTTGCAGATGAACTGCATCTGATCCTCCAAGAGGCCCAGGCGCTCAGCCAAGGGCAACATCGCTTCACCACCCAGATCGAAGATGACCTCTTGCTGTGGGGATGTCCAGCCGAGTTGCGCAGCGCCTTTTCCAATCTGATCTTCAACGCGGTCAAACATACCCCGCCAGGCACCCAGATTGAGATCACTTGGGGGCGCAGTACTGAGGGGATCGAATTGAGCGTTTCTGACACCGGACCAGGGATCGCCCCTGAGCATTTACCGCGTCTAACCGAGCGCTTCTATCGCGTAGATCGGGCGCGCTCGCGCGAATCGGGGGGGACGGGCCTGGGGCTGGCGATCGTCAAGCATGTCATCAACCGCCATGAAGGGCGCCTCATGATTACCAGCAAGCTTGGGCAGGGATCGCGCTTCGCCTGCCTATTTCCTGGACACCGCGCCCGACTGCGGGATGCACAACATGCATCCGCTGCGCCTGCTGAGCACCTGTCAATTAACTGA